In Lewinellaceae bacterium, a single window of DNA contains:
- a CDS encoding glutamine--tRNA ligase/YqeY domain fusion protein — MNELSKKDESKEKESLNFIEQIIEEDIRRGKHSGRVHTRFPPEPNGYLHIGHAKAICINFETAAKYGGKTNLRFDDTNPTTEETEYVENIKHDIRWLGFDWDDREYYASDYFEQLYEFAVKLIKKGLAYVDDSTPEEIAEMKGTPAVPGKESPYRARGIEENLDLFRRMRAGEFPDGAKVLRARIDMASDNMHLRDPIMYRIKRDRHHRTGDEWCIYPMYDFAHGQSDSIEQITHSLCSLEFIHHRPLYDWFIENLEIFPSRQIEFARMNVSYMITSKRRLLKLVREGHVSGWDDPRMPTLSGMRRRGYPPAAIRTFCDKAGVAKRDNLIEISLLEFCVRDELNRTDPRVMAVLDPLKLVITNYPEGKVEQMEVENNPEDESMGVRTMPFSREIFIEREDFMEDPPRKYFRMGPGRDVRLKGAYILHCEGFEKDPATGEVTEVRCTYYPESKSGEDTSGIKAKGTLHWVSAPHAKEAEVRLYDRLFTDPQPDSHEDKDYLEFFNEDSLRVIEKAYIEPSLASAQPGDRFQFLRLGYFSVDPDSTDEKLVFNRTVTLKDTWAKVQRK, encoded by the coding sequence ATGAATGAACTCAGCAAAAAAGACGAAAGCAAGGAAAAAGAATCCCTCAACTTCATTGAGCAGATCATAGAAGAAGACATTCGCCGGGGCAAACACAGCGGCCGCGTGCATACGCGCTTCCCGCCGGAACCCAACGGTTATCTGCATATCGGGCATGCCAAAGCCATTTGCATTAACTTCGAGACGGCCGCGAAATACGGAGGCAAGACCAACCTGCGCTTTGACGATACCAACCCCACAACGGAAGAAACCGAATATGTAGAAAACATCAAACACGACATCCGCTGGCTGGGCTTCGATTGGGACGACAGGGAGTACTACGCTTCCGATTATTTCGAACAGCTTTATGAATTTGCGGTCAAACTCATCAAAAAAGGGCTGGCCTACGTCGATGATTCCACTCCGGAAGAGATCGCGGAAATGAAGGGCACGCCTGCCGTGCCGGGCAAGGAAAGCCCTTACCGGGCCCGGGGCATTGAGGAGAACCTCGATCTGTTCCGGCGCATGCGGGCCGGCGAGTTTCCGGACGGGGCAAAGGTGCTGCGCGCCAGGATCGATATGGCTTCCGATAACATGCACCTGCGAGACCCCATCATGTACCGCATCAAACGGGACCGCCACCACCGCACCGGCGACGAGTGGTGCATCTATCCGATGTACGACTTCGCCCACGGGCAGTCAGATTCCATCGAGCAGATCACCCACTCCCTCTGCTCGCTGGAGTTTATCCACCACCGGCCCCTGTACGACTGGTTCATCGAAAACCTGGAGATTTTCCCTTCCCGGCAGATCGAGTTCGCGCGCATGAATGTTTCTTACATGATCACCAGCAAACGGCGCCTGCTCAAGCTGGTCAGGGAAGGCCATGTCAGCGGCTGGGACGACCCCCGAATGCCGACCCTCTCCGGTATGCGCCGCCGGGGTTATCCGCCGGCAGCCATCCGCACTTTCTGCGACAAGGCCGGGGTCGCCAAGCGCGACAACCTCATCGAGATCAGCCTGCTGGAATTCTGCGTTCGGGATGAACTCAACCGCACCGACCCCCGGGTGATGGCCGTGCTCGACCCTCTGAAGCTGGTGATCACCAATTATCCGGAAGGCAAAGTTGAACAGATGGAGGTAGAAAACAACCCGGAAGACGAAAGCATGGGCGTCCGGACGATGCCCTTCTCCCGGGAAATTTTCATCGAACGGGAAGACTTCATGGAGGACCCGCCCCGGAAATACTTTCGCATGGGGCCGGGCCGCGACGTGCGCCTGAAAGGCGCCTACATCCTGCACTGCGAAGGGTTCGAGAAAGACCCGGCAACCGGGGAAGTCACTGAAGTGCGCTGCACTTACTATCCCGAGAGCAAAAGCGGGGAAGACACCTCCGGCATCAAAGCCAAAGGCACCCTGCACTGGGTGTCGGCGCCTCACGCCAAAGAAGCGGAAGTCCGCCTCTACGACCGCCTGTTCACCGATCCTCAGCCGGATAGCCACGAGGATAAGGATTACCTGGAATTTTTCAACGAGGACTCGCTGCGGGTCATCGAAAAGGCCTACATCGAACCGAGCCTTGCCAGTGCTCAGCCCGGGGACCGGTTCCAGTTCCTGCGCCTGGGCTACTTCTCTGTCGACCCCGACAGCACGGATGAAAAGCTGGTCTTCAACCGGACAGTGACCCTGAAGGATACCTGGGCGAAGGTGCAGAGGAAGTAG
- a CDS encoding arginine--tRNA ligase, which produces MNIIEIIQKGVIEGIKALYGADITASQVTMNSTRKEFEGDYTVVAFPFARAARKKPDQIAEELGEYLVREVEQIERYNVIKGFLNLSLSNAFWRAFLADIYQDEAYGRQPAKGQKVMVEFSSPNTNKPLHLGHIRNILLGWSTSRILEAAGYEVARVQIVNDRGIAICKSMLAWQKYGQGSSPESAGEKGDHFVGDYYVLFEKKFREEYKEWQQSGEGRKRFEAQAENGQSEEAFFKAFKNTYFNEYSRLGAEAKEMLLEWEAGDEPTINLWKQMNGWVYQGFEETYRQLGVEFDKLYFESETYLLGKDAIQKGLKEGVFYQKEDGSVWIDLTDAKLDHKLVLRSDGTSVYITQDIGTAQKRYQDFGVDKMAYVVANEQNYHFQVLFEILKRLGEPYADGLYHLSYGMVDLPTGKMKSREGTVVDADDLIAEVVEEARKNTAGRDTITGLSGEEQEEIVRKIAIAALKFFIIKVQPQKRMVFDPKESVDLQGQTGPYVQNAYVRVQSVLRKGGEQDLSAAADYGPIEPQEKEMLNMVYAFPGLIELAAEEYDPSGIANFCYDLAKAYHRFYHDLSILNAKTAEAKAFRLQLSQAVANVLKYGMDLLGIEMPDRM; this is translated from the coding sequence ATGAACATCATTGAAATCATACAAAAGGGGGTGATCGAAGGGATCAAGGCTCTTTACGGCGCGGACATCACTGCGAGCCAGGTGACGATGAACAGCACCCGCAAAGAGTTTGAAGGCGATTATACGGTCGTGGCCTTTCCCTTTGCCCGTGCCGCCCGGAAAAAACCGGACCAGATCGCAGAAGAGCTGGGAGAATACCTCGTCCGGGAAGTGGAACAGATCGAGCGGTACAACGTCATCAAAGGCTTCCTCAACCTGTCTCTGAGCAACGCCTTCTGGCGCGCCTTCCTGGCGGACATCTATCAGGACGAGGCCTACGGCCGGCAGCCCGCCAAAGGGCAGAAGGTGATGGTGGAATTCTCTTCCCCCAACACCAACAAGCCCCTGCACCTGGGCCACATCCGCAACATCCTGCTCGGCTGGTCCACCTCCAGAATACTGGAAGCGGCCGGCTACGAAGTGGCGCGGGTGCAGATCGTCAACGACCGGGGCATCGCCATCTGCAAAAGCATGCTGGCCTGGCAAAAGTACGGCCAGGGAAGCAGCCCGGAATCAGCAGGGGAGAAGGGCGACCATTTCGTGGGCGACTATTACGTGCTCTTCGAAAAGAAATTCCGGGAGGAATATAAAGAATGGCAGCAGAGCGGCGAGGGCCGAAAACGCTTCGAGGCGCAGGCGGAAAACGGGCAGAGTGAAGAGGCCTTCTTTAAAGCGTTCAAGAACACCTACTTCAACGAATACAGCCGCCTGGGAGCCGAAGCCAAGGAGATGCTGCTCGAATGGGAAGCCGGGGATGAGCCCACCATTAACCTCTGGAAACAAATGAACGGCTGGGTATATCAAGGTTTCGAAGAAACGTACCGGCAACTTGGCGTTGAATTCGACAAGCTGTACTTCGAGTCCGAAACTTATCTTCTGGGTAAAGATGCCATACAGAAAGGCCTGAAAGAAGGGGTTTTCTACCAAAAAGAGGACGGCTCGGTATGGATCGACCTCACGGACGCCAAGCTCGACCACAAGCTGGTGCTGCGCAGCGACGGCACTTCCGTGTACATAACCCAGGACATCGGCACGGCCCAAAAGCGCTACCAGGACTTTGGGGTGGATAAGATGGCCTACGTAGTAGCTAATGAACAAAATTATCACTTCCAGGTATTGTTCGAAATCCTGAAACGGCTGGGAGAACCCTATGCCGATGGCTTGTACCATTTGTCGTATGGCATGGTCGACCTGCCTACGGGCAAGATGAAAAGCCGGGAAGGGACCGTGGTGGACGCCGACGACCTCATCGCCGAGGTAGTGGAGGAAGCCCGTAAAAATACGGCCGGCCGGGACACGATCACCGGCCTGTCCGGGGAAGAGCAGGAGGAGATAGTCCGCAAGATCGCCATCGCTGCCCTGAAGTTCTTTATCATCAAGGTGCAACCGCAAAAACGCATGGTTTTCGACCCCAAAGAGTCGGTCGACCTGCAGGGGCAGACCGGGCCTTATGTGCAAAATGCCTACGTGCGGGTGCAATCCGTATTGCGCAAGGGTGGAGAACAGGACCTCAGCGCTGCTGCTGATTATGGGCCGATCGAACCTCAGGAAAAGGAAATGCTGAATATGGTCTATGCATTTCCCGGCCTGATTGAACTGGCCGCAGAAGAATACGACCCTTCAGGCATCGCCAACTTCTGTTACGACCTGGCCAAGGCCTACCACCGGTTCTACCACGACCTGTCTATCCTCAACGCCAAAACGGCGGAGGCAAAGGCCTTCCGCCTGCAGTTGAGCCAGGCCGTGGCTAACGTCCTCAAGTATGGCATGGACCTCCTGGGCATAGAAATGCCGGACAGAATGTAA
- a CDS encoding RsmD family RNA methyltransferase has protein sequence MRIIGGKFKSRRFNPPAKNWPTRPTTDFAKEGLFNILINHWDLESLKVLDLFGGTGSHSYEFISRGCCDVTYVDKFPGCVAFVKKTARELDIEACIRIVKADVFKFIGFTGEQYDYIFAGPPYALPAIDAIPGLIFQQQLLKPGGWLVLEHNPNHSFEEAPHFFQERRYGKTIFSFFEEMADGEQ, from the coding sequence ATGCGCATCATCGGCGGAAAATTCAAAAGCAGGCGTTTCAACCCCCCGGCAAAGAACTGGCCGACGCGGCCGACGACAGACTTTGCCAAGGAAGGGCTGTTCAATATTTTAATCAACCACTGGGACCTGGAAAGCCTCAAGGTGCTCGACCTCTTCGGCGGTACCGGCAGCCACAGCTACGAGTTCATTTCCCGGGGCTGTTGCGACGTAACCTACGTTGACAAGTTCCCCGGCTGCGTGGCTTTTGTGAAAAAAACAGCCCGGGAACTGGATATAGAAGCGTGTATCCGGATCGTCAAAGCGGATGTGTTCAAATTTATCGGCTTCACAGGGGAGCAATACGATTACATCTTCGCCGGGCCGCCCTACGCCCTGCCCGCGATCGATGCCATTCCCGGGCTTATCTTTCAGCAGCAGTTGCTCAAGCCGGGCGGATGGCTGGTGCTGGAGCACAACCCCAACCACTCTTTTGAGGAGGCGCCTCATTTTTTTCAGGAGCGCCGCTACGGTAAAACCATATTCAGTTTTTTTGAAGAAATGGCCGATGGGGAACAGTAA
- a CDS encoding DUF3822 family protein yields MGKIVRDLVEDTFVKKNTNIYELSILMGVDSFDFMVVDSRQHLQAIRSYAVGPQIIAQPSVLKSLVQGDSLLTQPYRTVRAGWISGKSTLVPQRLYNEQKKASYLEQSTEVVSDDLVLSDALSGFGVQNVYAMPRELEGFARESFPGCRLFHISSALLEGIRKLGTPREGPQVYAHLRDGWLFIMAFKDKDLLLSNAYPYQSAKDFIYFLLLAYQQLGFKPATDPAYLSGHLLKDSEIYREVFRYIRHFHFAEPPAFFHLGPKINAEPRHFYFDLLGLSLCG; encoded by the coding sequence TTGGGAAAGATAGTCAGGGATCTCGTAGAAGATACCTTCGTAAAAAAAAATACCAACATTTATGAACTGTCCATCCTGATGGGGGTGGACAGTTTTGATTTTATGGTCGTGGACAGCCGCCAGCACCTGCAGGCTATCCGTTCCTATGCGGTGGGCCCTCAGATCATAGCGCAGCCTTCCGTGTTGAAATCCCTGGTGCAGGGCGATAGCCTGCTGACCCAGCCCTACCGCACGGTGCGTGCCGGCTGGATCAGCGGCAAAAGCACGCTGGTGCCCCAGCGGCTGTACAATGAGCAAAAGAAAGCCAGTTATCTGGAGCAAAGCACGGAGGTGGTTTCCGATGACCTGGTATTGTCGGATGCTCTTTCCGGTTTTGGGGTGCAAAATGTTTACGCCATGCCCCGGGAATTAGAAGGCTTCGCCCGCGAGTCCTTCCCCGGCTGCCGCCTGTTTCACATCAGTTCAGCCCTTTTGGAAGGTATCCGGAAACTGGGAACTCCCAGGGAAGGGCCCCAGGTATACGCCCACCTCCGGGATGGATGGTTGTTCATCATGGCGTTTAAGGATAAAGACCTCCTGCTTTCCAACGCTTACCCCTATCAAAGCGCAAAAGATTTTATCTACTTCCTCCTGCTGGCCTATCAGCAGCTAGGCTTTAAACCCGCCACCGACCCTGCCTACCTGTCTGGCCATCTTTTGAAAGATTCAGAGATTTACCGGGAGGTTTTTCGCTACATCAGGCATTTTCATTTTGCAGAACCCCCGGCTTTCTTCCACCTCGGGCCTAAGATTAACGCCGAACCCCGCCATTTTTATTTTGATTTGCTGGGGTTGAGCCTTTGTGGGTGA
- a CDS encoding polymer-forming cytoskeletal protein, translating into MAGITMRSKANPKVDKAEAPRGAAPKGSDANCVVAKGTRIEGDFSSTENIRLDGIVVGQLKCERRLVVGEAGRIEGKVTAAEAVVMGNIKGDVSVNGTLQLMGTARIEGDIQAKFLVVEEGAAYIGNCRVGAK; encoded by the coding sequence ATGGCTGGAATAACAATGCGTTCCAAAGCAAACCCGAAGGTAGATAAAGCCGAAGCCCCGCGAGGGGCTGCCCCCAAAGGCAGCGACGCCAACTGCGTAGTTGCCAAAGGCACCCGCATAGAAGGCGATTTTTCGTCGACGGAGAACATCCGCCTCGACGGGATCGTTGTGGGGCAACTCAAATGCGAGCGCCGGCTCGTCGTCGGGGAGGCAGGCAGGATAGAGGGCAAGGTGACGGCTGCCGAGGCGGTGGTAATGGGCAACATTAAGGGCGATGTGTCGGTCAACGGCACCCTGCAACTGATGGGGACCGCCCGGATAGAAGGAGATATTCAGGCTAAATTCCTGGTGGTGGAAGAGGGCGCCGCCTACATCGGCAATTGCCGGGTGGGCGCCAAATAA
- the tsaD gene encoding tRNA (adenosine(37)-N6)-threonylcarbamoyltransferase complex transferase subunit TsaD: MSITILGIESSCDDTSAAVLRDGEVLSNCVANQEAHRLYGGVVPEVASRAHQIQIVPVVDLAIKKAGIDKQEISAVAFTRGPGLIGSLIVGVSFAKAYALSLGIPLIEVNHMQAHVLAHFAEAPRPPFPFLCLTVSGGHTQIVLARGHLDMEVIGQTLDDAAGEAFDKTGKLLGLDYPAGPLVDQLAQNGQPVFGFPEPQIPGLDFSFSGLKTSILYFLQKQKKENPDFIRENRADICASVQSRIVSILLNKLSRAAEETGIREIAIAGGVSANSELRSALEKTGMEKGWNTYIPKFEYCTDNAAMIAVTGYYKYLKGEFVGQEAAPVARWRV; this comes from the coding sequence ATGAGCATTACTATTCTAGGTATTGAATCCTCTTGCGATGACACGTCGGCGGCAGTGCTCCGCGACGGCGAGGTGCTCAGCAACTGCGTCGCCAATCAGGAGGCTCACCGGTTATACGGGGGGGTAGTGCCGGAAGTTGCATCGCGCGCCCACCAAATACAGATCGTACCCGTAGTGGACCTGGCCATCAAAAAGGCCGGCATCGACAAGCAGGAGATCAGTGCCGTCGCCTTCACGCGCGGCCCCGGGCTCATCGGTTCGCTTATTGTTGGGGTTTCCTTTGCCAAGGCTTATGCCCTCAGCCTGGGCATTCCCCTGATTGAGGTCAACCACATGCAGGCCCACGTGCTGGCCCACTTCGCCGAGGCCCCCCGGCCACCCTTTCCCTTCCTCTGCCTGACGGTTTCCGGGGGCCACACCCAAATCGTGCTGGCCCGCGGCCACCTCGATATGGAAGTCATTGGCCAAACGCTGGACGACGCTGCCGGCGAGGCTTTTGACAAAACCGGCAAACTGCTGGGGCTGGACTACCCCGCCGGGCCGCTCGTCGACCAGCTCGCCCAAAACGGCCAGCCGGTGTTCGGCTTCCCCGAGCCGCAAATCCCCGGGCTGGATTTCAGCTTCAGCGGCCTGAAGACTTCCATCCTCTACTTCCTCCAAAAGCAGAAAAAGGAGAACCCGGATTTCATCCGGGAAAACAGGGCCGACATCTGCGCCTCGGTGCAAAGCCGCATCGTCAGCATCCTGCTCAACAAACTCAGCCGGGCGGCCGAAGAAACGGGCATACGCGAAATTGCCATCGCCGGCGGCGTCTCCGCCAACTCCGAACTGCGGTCTGCGCTGGAAAAAACCGGAATGGAAAAGGGGTGGAACACTTACATTCCAAAATTTGAATACTGCACCGATAACGCGGCCATGATTGCCGTAACGGGTTATTATAAATACCTCAAAGGAGAGTTTGTGGGCCAGGAGGCGGCGCCGGTGGCGAGGTGGAGGGTGTAG
- a CDS encoding DUF697 domain-containing protein, with product MSNDSERSKHVDTIIRNHVIWSMGAGLIPVLIADIFAVSALQLDMIRQMSKVYDVDFSETQGKAIVTSLTSTTLARVTAGSLVKMIPVVGSIIGGVTVSVFAGASTYALGQVFKRHFESGGTILDFDPARLKKLYKEQFEKGKKVAEQLRKDEKARKEAEADKKAKAEAEAKVKAEAETKVKAEAEKDKAAGNEEKEGNVLQRLKELGQLRDNGIISEEEFQDMKKKLISEF from the coding sequence AGCGAACGTTCCAAGCACGTCGACACCATTATTCGCAACCACGTGATCTGGTCTATGGGCGCGGGGCTGATCCCGGTGCTCATTGCCGATATTTTTGCCGTCAGCGCCCTTCAATTGGATATGATCCGGCAGATGAGCAAGGTTTACGACGTCGATTTTTCCGAGACGCAGGGCAAGGCCATCGTCACTTCCCTGACGAGCACTACCCTGGCCCGCGTCACTGCCGGCAGCCTGGTGAAAATGATTCCGGTGGTGGGTTCCATCATCGGAGGAGTGACGGTTTCCGTCTTTGCCGGGGCCTCCACCTACGCCCTTGGGCAGGTCTTCAAGCGCCACTTCGAATCCGGCGGCACCATCCTGGATTTTGACCCCGCCCGGCTGAAAAAACTGTATAAAGAACAATTCGAAAAGGGCAAAAAAGTAGCCGAGCAGTTGCGCAAGGACGAAAAGGCGCGCAAGGAAGCGGAAGCGGATAAAAAAGCAAAGGCCGAAGCCGAGGCCAAAGTGAAAGCTGAAGCGGAAACAAAAGTAAAGGCCGAGGCAGAAAAGGATAAAGCCGCCGGCAATGAAGAAAAAGAGGGCAATGTCCTTCAGCGCCTCAAGGAACTGGGCCAGCTTCGGGACAACGGCATCATCTCGGAGGAGGAATTCCAGGACATGAAGAAGAAATTGATCAGCGAATTCTAG